CACCAGTCAACATTAACAGAAATTTCTTGAATTCCATCTTTTATAGTATATAGCGGGAAACATCTACGTTACGGACTATCTCACCTAATTTCTCATCTACATACACCCTGGTGATCTTTGCTTTCTTGGCTGTTGCAGGCGCATTATACAGAAGGTCTTCAAGAAGTTTGGTCATGACAGTATGTAGACGGCGCGCGCCAATATTCTCCGTAGTCTCATTCACCTTACTGGCGATTTGTGCAATTGTATCGATAGCATCCTCCGAGAATTCCAATTCCACACCATCGCTTGCCAGCAGCGCAATATACTGCTTGATAAGTGAGTTCTCGGGTTCGACAAGAATGCGCCGGAAATCATCCTCAGACAGCGCCGAAAGCTCAACCCGTATGGGAAATCTTCCCTGCAATTCAGGTATCAAATCGGAAGGCTTCTTATTATGAAATGCTCCTGCAGCTATGAATAGTACATGGTTCGTCTTGATCATCCCATACTTGGTCATGACATTCGAACCCTCAACGATTGGCAGCAGATCTCGCTGTACCCCTTCCCTGGAAACATCCGGACCTGCAGTCGTGCCTCCACCAGCGATCTTGTCGATCTCGTCAACAAAGATGATCCCAGAGTTCTCGGCTCTTAGTCTGGCCTCGTTTATCACTTCATCCATATCGATCAACTTCTCTGCTTCTTCACTCTGCAGGTACTTGATCGCCTCACTGACCGGCATTTTCCTCTTCTTTTTCCGCTTCGGCAACCTGCTACCGAACGCCTCTTCAACAGCCATCCCCAGTTCCTCGATACCGCCCTGACCGAAAATCTCTATGATCGGAGCAAATCCCTGCCGTGAAACTTCTATTTCGACGACACGCTCGTCGAGCTTACCGGCATGCAACATCGCACGCATCTTTTCCCTCGTATCAAGGGTCTTTTCGGGCACAGTGACAACCTTATTTGGGTCGGGTCGCGGCAGCGGGGGTATCAGGATATCAAGAACCCTTTCCTCGGCATAGAGTTTTGCCTTATCCTGAACCGACTCCGTCTTCTCCTGCCGCACTATGTTAACTGATATTTCGACAAGATCGCGGACCATTGACTCAACATCACGACCCACATAGCCGACCTCCGTAAAACGCGATGCCTCGACCTTGATAAAAGGCGCGCGTGCCAGCCCGGCTAATCTGCGTGCTATCTCTGTCTTACCTACTCCGGTCGGACCTATGAGTATTATGTTGTTGGGATAAATCTCTTCTTTTATCTTCCCTTCTACTCGTTGACGCCGCCACCTATTTCTCAGGGCAATAGCCACCGCCTTTTTAGCTTCGGATTGACCGATGATGTAGTTGTCCAGTCGGGCGACTATTTCTTCGGGAGTAGGAAAGGCATCATATTTTACTGATATCATCGAAGCCCTTTCCTCCATCAAGGTTAATTATATTGAATATCGCAAAACTGTCAAGATTGGGACAGAGAAGAAATCACGGTGCGATTGTTGACAAATGATGAGATTTTGCATACAATTTTGACATGGAACGGGGATTAAGAAAACTATTACTGTTGCTGCTTTTACTGCAAATGCTCCATGCGATCGACCCAGACGGTGTTTTTCACGACCGCAGTGACCTTTTCTATGTCAATCCACAGGCTGGCGACATCCGACTCAGGGTAACCAGAGGCGCTGTAGAAAGAGTATCTCTTCTTATAGGAGCACAATCTGTTGAGATGAATCTAGCATATCAAGACAAAGAATTTGATTATTATGCGGTTCAGTTGAATGCGTTCGGTTCGACCCTGTCGTACAAGTTCCTCCTCAGAAGCGGCAGTGATTCACTGATGCTCCCGTCCGATGGTTCAATCCGTCCATCTCCAGACGCTTTGTTGACACCGAGTTGGGCCGCCGGAAAGATATACTATTCAATAAATGTAGATGGCTTTCACAATGGTGACCCGCGGAACGATCCCGGTGAGAAAGCCGATTGGGGTACGAAACCCACAGAATGGTCATCCTACGGTGGAGATCTGAAAGGCATCGTTCAGAGAATCGATTACATAAATTCCTTAGGGCCGGACATCATCCTGCTTTCACCTCTGTTCACGGCAGCATCAAATCATAAACTGAATCCTCGCGACTACGCAACCATAGACCCGGCATATGGTGATACAATTGATCTCAAGAACCTCATCGATGCGATTCACGGTATCGGGAAGAAGGTTATTCTTAGTATCGTCTTCACCCATACCGGTAATGACTTCCCTGCCTTCACTGACATCGTTACGAAGGGGAGTGCGTCACGATATGCGGATTGGTATAGAATTCAAACCATGCCGTCAGCTCCGGGTGGTATCAAATACCGTTCATGGCGCGCCGACCCACGCTTCCCATTGTTGAATTTGAGAAATCGACAGCTGCAAAGTTATCTCATTGGCTTCATTGATTATTGGACACATTTCGGATGCGATGGATTCTATATAGGCGAAACAGAGATCGACGAGGGCTTCGCGGGCAGGTTATATGCGCAGATAAAGGAAAAGCATCCCGACTTGTTGATCATATACGGTGATCCCCGCGCCGGGAGTGCGTACGTCGCGGACGGCCATTACGACCGTGGTCTTAGCCAAGTTCTGGTTGACTACTTTGTTAATGATACGATCACTACTGCCGAATTCGATAGCATCATACATCAAATGTTATTCTTCAATCCGACCCAAATTAACCGTAACAGCATCATTGGGATTGTTAGCTACACCAAACGGATCCGGGAAGTTGCTGACAATGCGCTACTCGAACTAATGTATGCTTTTGTCTTTACGTTTTGTGGTTCCCCGCTTATCCTCTACGGCGACGAATTCGGCATGAACGAATGCGCGCCCCTTAACTGGGGCAGTTTCCCCTGGAGTGCAGACCGTCAGGATCGTCACCTCTTTGGCAAAATACAGCATTTCATCAGAATGCGCAGGGAAAATATTGAGCTGAGTAGCCGAAATTTCTTCACTCTGTATATAGACGATGTGAGCAAGGTCTATGCCTATGATCGGGGCGGATTGATCGTTGTCTTGAATTGTGGTTCTGCGCAATCATTTGTTGAACTCCCGGCATGGGATGGAACATATGTAGAGTTGCCGGGTGGCGCCAAATTGACCGCATATTCCCAAACCCTCAAGCTCTCCGTCGAGCCAATGTCTTATCGCATACTGAAGCGTGAGATTTAGACTCTTCACGACATTTAGCCCAAAAGGTGACCAACCAGAAGCAATCAGCCAGCTGACCGATGGCATCAACAAAAACCGAAAATATCAGACCCTGCTGGGCGTAACCGGTTCGGGCAAGACTTTCACGATAGCCAATGTGATAGAACAAATCCAGAGGCCGACGCTGGTGATCTCTCATAACAAAACACTTGCGGCACAGCTTTATGGCGAGTTTAAATCTTTTTTCCCGGAAAATGCAGTCGAGTATTTCATATCTTATTATGACTACTATCAGCCAGAGGCATACGTTCCAGCGAGTGATATGTATATTGAGAAAGATGCTTCAATAAATGAGGAAATCGAACGCCTCCGACTGCGGGCAACATCGTCTCTGCTGACCAGACGTGATGTGATAATCGTTGCATCGGTATCGTGTATCTACAATATCGGTTCACCCGACGAAGTTAAAGAACTCGTGCTAATGATCGATAAGGGAAAAAGAAAAGAAAGAGACGAAATACTGAACATATTAGTGTCAATCCAGTACCGGAGAAATGATGTCGACTTTGCACGCGGTACCTTCCGTGTCCGTGGCGATACGATCGATATTCATCCCGCAGATGAAGAATACGGAGTAAGAATACAAAGCGTGGATGAAGTCGTTGATAGAATCCAAATATTTGACCCCTTAACAGGACATGTCACGGACGATCTTGAGAATATCGTCATATTCCCTGCAAAGCATTTCATCACAACACAGCCACGGATCGAGGAAGCATTAACAAATATCAGAACCGAACTCGAAGAGAGACTTGATAAGTTCAAGAAAGAAAACAAGCTGCTCGAGGCACAGCGCTTGCAGCAACGAACGAATTTCGATATCGAAATGCTCCTCGAACTTGGCTATTGCCCAGGAATCGAGAATTACTCAATGCATTTATCCGGTCGTCGGCCTGGGGAGAGACCTTTTTGTTTGATCGATTACTTCCCTGATGATTTCCTTGTCGTGATCGACGAATCGCATGTCACCATACCACAGATAAACGGAATGTACGAAGGCGATCACTCCCGCAAACTCACTCTGGTCGAACACGGGTTCAGACTGCCATCAGCACTAGAAAATCGACCGCTGAGATTCGATGAATTTGAATCTCTGATCAATCAGGCGATCTGCATATCGGCTACACCCGCAGATTGGGAAATCGCGAAGTCAGGTCATCAGGTCATCGAACAGATCGTTCGTCCAACGGGAATAATAGATCCGGTTGTCAGTGTCAAGCCAGCCAGCAATCAGGTAGATGATTTGCTGAATCAAATCAAAAAGAGAGTAGCACACAAGGAGCGTGTACTGGTGACAACTCTCACAAAAAGAATGGCTGAGGATCTCACCGAGTATTTGCATGAACTGGGACTGCGGGTGCGATACATGCATTCTGAAATAGGCGCCCTGCAGCGCGTAGAAATATTGCGGGGCCTCAGACTGGGCGAGTTCGATATCCTCGTCGGCATAAACCTGCTCAGGGAAGGACTGGATCTGCCTGAAGTCGCACTCGTTGCGATACTTGACGCGGATCGGGAAGGTTTCCTCCGCAGCGAACGGTCATTGATACAAACCGCCGGCCGCGCGGCACGTAACGTGCGCAGCGAGGTCATTATGTATGCCGATGAAATAACCGGGTCGATGCGAAATGCAATAAGGGAGATGGAAAGACGGCGGAGAAAACAAGTCAGATACAATGAGGAACATAACATTACACCCAGAAGTATTGTGAAAAGCCATGATGAAATATTGAGAGCGACCTCGGTGGCTGACCGCATTAGCCAGGAAAAGCGCAGAGAGGAAGGCGGTATGGAAGAACTAGGCCGTCTCTACAAGGACATGGAAGAAGCCGCGTCGCTTCTTGAGTTCGAGCAAGCCGCAGAAATACGAGATAAAATAAAAGCGATAAAGCGTAAAATGGAGATATATGAAAAGAAAAGACGGCAAAACAAGACAGATAGATAGAGAGGCAAAGCAATTTCAGACCATTGTCAAGAGAGCATTGAGAGAGGACATCGGTCGCGGTGATATCACAACGGATGCCATTATCCCGGAAACCGACCGGGCATTGGGTATCATTTTTGCCAAAGAAGAAGGAATACTATGTGGAGTCGACATCGCTCGAACCGTCTTCGAGCAGATCGACAACACGATCGATTTCCAGAAACAGCTGAATGACGGCAGCCAGCTCTCGCCAGGAGTTACGATCGCAATCCTGATCGGCAAAGCCGCCACTTGTTTGACCGGGGAAAGGACGGCGCTGAATTTTCTGCAGCATCTTAGTGGTATTGCCACCGTCACCAGGCAATTTGTCGACCGGGCAAAAGGTACAATCAAGATCCTTGATACAAGAAAAACAACACCCGGCCTGCGCCTCATGCAGAAATATGCAGTACGTGTTGGTGGCGGTTGGAATCATCGTTTTGGTCTATACGACATGGTTATGATCAAAGATAATCATATTCAACTCGCTGGCAGCATCAGTGAAGCAGTGAAACGTGTCCGCGGCAAAAAGAGGAAACAATTCATCGAAGTCGAAGTGCAGACGATCGAAGAACTGAGGGAAGCTATCGACTCAAATGTTGATCGAATAATGCTTGACAACATGCGTGCGGTCCAAATAACCAAAGCCGTTGATCTGATCCGCAGATCTGCACCTGATACTGAAATCGAACTCAGCGGCGGGATCGACCTCCAGAGCATCGGCGAGATTGCCACATCCGGTGCTGATTTTGTCTCCGTTGGTGCGCTGACCCACTCGGCGAAAGCCCTGGACATTGCGCTCAAGATGAAACCCCTTGGCCCCAAGGCCATTTGAATAAAACCTCCCAGGATTTTCTGTATTCACTGATCGACTACGAGAAAGTAGCCGGCTATGATTATGACCTGGATGCCTACAAGGATTTTCTCACTAATTTCGGTTCGCCAGAGCGTGGGCTACACAATGTAATCCTCATCGGTGGAACAAAAGGCAAAGGTTCAACTGCGGCCATAATGAGTGCCTCTCTGCAGAGCAGCGGATACCGGGTTGGTCTGTACACTTCACCTCACCTCAAAGATATCAACGAACGCATCAAAATCAACGGACAAAGCATCGGTAATTCTGAGTTCGACCGACAGTTACGGAGAATCATGCCCGCGGTGAAGAAGAAAAGGGGAGCAAGAAGTTTTTTTGAGGTCCTCACAACAGTGGCTTTTCTGCATTTTCTGGAAAAACGGGTTGATGTCACGGTGCTCGAAGTCGGCCTGGGTGGCCGCCTCGATGCAACGAATGCAACAAACCCACTGCTGTCGGTCATAACAAGGATAGGTTATGACCATACAAATCTGCTTGGCACAAGACTCGGGCAGATCGCTCAAGAAAAAGCAGGTATCATACGCGAGAACGGCACATTGATCACAACGCACCAAAGACCAGCAGCAGCGAAGGTATTGATGAAAGCCGCGAGAGCCAACAAAAGCAGGATAATCTTTGCCCACGAGCAGCACAAAATAGAAGCACTGAGGCAATCTATGGACGGTACTAAGATACGTGTCAGTGGCAAATTAGGCAGTTTCGATTTGTTTCTCCCCCTGGCCGGATCACACCAAATAGAGAACGCCTCGCTCTCCCTGGCTGCATTGTACGAACTCCGAACGCTTGGACTTCAGCTGCATATCGATGCAGTACGCAGTGGCATAGGCAAAACGTCTCTTCATGGCAGATTCGAAGTCGTATCAAAGAATCCTCTGATAATTTTTGACTGCGCTCATAACGAAGACTCATTCAGGGCGCTCGAACAGAATCTCACGGAGTTTAAGATAAAAGATTTCTACCTCGTTTTTGGGAGCAACCGTGACAAGGGCATAAAGTACTGCCTGAAGAGCATTTTTCCAAAAGCAAGAGAAGTATTTCTGGTCAAGGCAGACAATCCACGTGCTATCGAACCAGCGGCCATATCGGCGCAGGCGGGCAAATATCAAAAGAACATAACGATCGGGACTTCGGTAAAAGATGTCCTCAGCTTACTGTCTACGCGTCAAGAAAAGCCGGTAACGATTGTTATCGCTGGCTCCTTCTATCTCTGGCAAAAAAAGTGGATATAATGAAGTCCGGATTGAAGAGAATATTACTCGAGTTCTTTCTTTATCTTATTGTATTCTTCCCTGGTTATTTCACCGCTGGCGTAGCGTTTCTTTAAGATCTCAAGAGACGACTCTTCGCCTCCCTTTTTCATCCATTTATCTCCGCGTGCGACGAAATATATCACCACGCCGATCAAGACCAGTAATAGCAGCCACATAAATACACCTCCGTAACTCCACGGCATGTGATCCCATTCGTCCATCATGTGCCACCCTCTCGGATAGTAGCATGCCGATGACGCCATTAACACAAGTAAAAAGGATATCAATAATTTCATAATTTCCTCCTCATATTTCATCGAAGGCACGCTTCAATTTCGCTTCTACCGTGTCTGCCAGATCATGCAATGCCTCGTTCTGGACTATCGCCATTGCTTCGCTCGGTTTCATTACCCCGATCCACACCTGACCGTCTTTCTCATAAACGATAACATTACACGGTAGCAGCAAACCAATATTCCATTCTGCCGAAATGGCTTCATGTGCCAGTTTGGGGTTACATGCCCCAAGTATCATATATTTCGGGAAATCAATATTCAATTTCTCTTTGAACTTTGCCTGCGCATCGATGGTTGTTAATATCTTAAATCCCTCTTTCTTTAATTCCTTTTCAACTTTTTCAAGAGCATCATCGAATGCAAGATCCGTTGCTTTTACGAAACCATACTTCATACTTGCCTCCCGTATTATTATATACCTCACCTATGCCGCGTCAATGAATTTTCGAAGTGAAACTCCGCCAGCAATGCACCTACTTTGTGCTGAGCCGACCGTCACGAATCCCGACTGTCTCATCAACTGGTGAAATAACAACGATACCATCACCTTTGTAGCCAGTACGCGCGTTCTTAATGATTATATCGCGTATGCTGTCCACCTGGTCATCACTGCATACAATTTCGAGTTTGACCATAGTCGTATAAGTACCCGCGTGCGCCGACGATATTTCAAGATGATGCGGGTCAATCTCATCCCCCATCACGCGGATATCTATTGCTGTCAAGCGCGGAGCACCGATCTCTTTCAACGCATGGATGACCTTGTCAGACATGTAGGTCCGGACATAAGCTTTTATCTGCTTCACATAACCCCCTGATCTCCCGGCACGAACCCGTTGTCAACATTCCGAATACGCGCTCAATCACAACTGCGCCAACCTGGTCATTGCGCTACCCGTCGTTCCTTAATCCACGAATAGAGAACCGGTACCAGAATCAGATTGGCAAAAGTCGCACTCATGAGGCCACCGATTATTGGCGACGCCATGGGCTTGATCACCTCGGCACCGGCAGAAGTGAAGAACATAATAGGCATGAGAGCGAGAACCGTGGTGAGTACTGTCATCAATATTGGTCTGACGCGCAACAGACCACCCTCAATGACCATACCGCGCACCTCCTCCCTATTCAAAGGTCTTTTCCCTTCAAATATGTTCCTAAAAACCGCCATCAACACCACCGCGTTATCCGTGGCAACGCCAAAAAGCGCGATAAATCCTACCCACACGGCCGTCGAGAACTTAAAACCCAGAAGGAAAAGAGGAATTACACCTCCGACAAGCGCAAACGGAAGTCCCAATGCTACGATAAAAACAGAAGACACATCTTTGAAAGCCATGTAGAGTAACAGTAATATTACAGCCAGGCAAATCGGCAGAACGACCGCCAATCTGTTTCTCGCTTCGACCTCAGATTCAAACTGACCACTCCAGCTCATGTAATATCCTGGAGGAATCTCGAGATCCCCGCTGGCGATCTTGTCTTCGACCGCCCTCTGGGCATCTCGGACAAAATCAACGAGACCAACCAAGTCCTGATCGACATTTATGAACACCCTGAAATATGGTACGGTGTTTTCTGATTGTATCATTGCCGGGCCCAGAGTTTTCCTGAAATTCACCAACAGGCCCATGGGTACGTGAGCACCACTCGGAGTCGGTATGAGAAGGTCCGCCAGACTCTCGGGGCTGTCACGAAAATCGCGCATGTACCGCACGCGTACAGGATATCTCTCTCTCCCTTCGACTGTGTGAGTGATATTCATTCCGCCGATTGCCATTGCGATAATATCCTGGACCGTGCCCAGGTTCACGCCGTAGCGCGCGATCTGCTCACGGTTTATCTCGATCTCAAAATAAGGACGATTGCCGATCCTTTCTGCATAAACGCTTGCCGCACCCTTCACCGCAGAAACTATTGCTTCAAGTTCAGTTGCAATCTGTTCAACAACTTTCAGATCAGGACCAAAGACCTTCATGCCAACCGGGGTCTGAATGCCGGTTGCCAGCATGTCGATCCGATTACGTATGGGCTGTGTCATGATCGGACTCACCCCAGGTATTCTCGTCTTCGACTGGATTTCGTTGATCAACTTTTCCCGCGTCATCCCTTTGCGCCACTGGCTTTCCGGCCTGAGATGTATTATTGTTTCGATCATCGTTATCGGTGCAGGATCGGTTGATGTTTCTGCACGGCCGAGTTTGCCTACCACCCATTCCACCTCTTCAGCAAAATCATTTTTTATTATGATATCCTGCTTGCGCATAATTTCCATAACCTGGGTAAGAGATGCCCCCGGCAACAAAACAGGCATAAATAACAAATCGCCTTCGTTCAATGGCGGCATGAATTCCTGCTTGACGAAAAATGATGTGGCCAAACCAACGGACAGGAAGATCAGAAAAAACAGCAGAACTAAACGCTTGTGCTGAAGCGACCATTTGATTACCGGATGGTAAAGTCTTCTAAGCGTTCTCGATACCACATTCTCGTCGGGCAATCGTAACCGGCCGCGTATCAGGTAATATGCGAGTGTCGGCAGAAGACAGACCGCGATCAATGCCGCTCCGACCATGGCAAATGTCTTGGTGTAGGCAAGAGGCCTGAAAAGCCTGCCCGCCTGCCCCGTCAGCACGAATACGGGGATGAAACCGATGATCGTTGTGAGGAGTGCAAAGAAAACAGGACGGCCGACTTCCTTTGCACCATCAACACATAATTCCAGACGCTCGCTCTTACTCAATGAGCTTCGCTTTTGCCGCTCAGCGACCTTCCGGTAAATATTCTCGACCAGTACCGAACCGGCATCGACCATGACGCCGATTGCTATGGCAATGCCCCCAAGCGACATGATGTTGGCATCAATGCCAAAAACGCGCATCAGAATGAACGATATCAGAACACCGAGCGGTAAGACCGCGGAGATTATCATACCCCCAAAGAAATGAAATAGGAAAACAACGATCACGAAAATTGTGATCAGGATTTCCTGCAATAGTGCATCTCTCAGCGTATTGGTTACCCTGCCGATCAGTCCAGTGCGGTCATAAAATGCAACAATGCGCACTCCAGACGGCAACCCCACACTCAACTCCTCTATCTTGTCTTTGACACCTTTGATGACCCGTACTGGATTCTGACCATGGCGCATGACCACGACGCCACCGGTGACCTCGGTGCCAGCTCGATCCAGAGCGCCCCTCCTGAAATCAGGGCCGATAGTCACCACACCAATATCTCGGACATAAACCGGTACGCCTTCATGCGCAGCTATCGCAATATTCTCTATGTCTTCAAGTTTCTTGATGAAACCAACACCCCTGATAATGAATTCGACTCCTCCCGTCTCAAATACCTTTGCTCCCACATCGATATTCGACCTTTTAACCGCATTTATGACTTCAAGTGCAGTGATATGGTAATGTGCTAGCCGGTAGGGGTCGATATCGATTTGATACTGCCTAACATATCCACCAACCGATGCTACTTCTGACACTCCGCTCACTGCGTTCAGGCCGTAGCGGACATACCAGTCTTGAATACTGCGCAATTCGCCAAGGTCATAGGTAGAACTTACCAGCTCTTTGCCATCTTGAGGGCAATGACCGGGATGTGCGTATGATTCTTGCGGATGGTCAGAACAGTAATAGCCATTCTCAACAGTGTACCAGAATATCTGACCCACTGCAGTAACATCAGGGCCAAGGGAAACCTTTGCATCAGCGGGCAGGTCGGTAGTGGCGAAATTCAATCTCTCAAGCACCCTGGTCCGTGCCCAGTAGAAATCCACGCCTTCCCTGAAAATAAGATTAACCATGCCAAAACCGAATGCCGAAGAGGACCTGATGGTCTTAACGCCCGGAGTGCCCATCAATTTTGTGGTTAATGGATACAGAACTTGATCTTCGATATCTTTCGGGCTACGCCCAGTCCATTCCGCATAAACGATGACCTGTAGATCGCCAATATCGGGGATCGCGTCTATAGGCGTGTTACGAAATGATAATACACCCCAGATGAGGATCAGTACAAATGCACCGATGACCAGAAATCTGTTTCTCAGACAAATGTCTATTAGTCTTTCTATCATCTACCCACGAACCTCAATGTTGATGACCCAGTGGTGGCCGCTCATTCTCTTCAACGCCCAGTGCACCACCATACCCGATCGCGGCCAAACCACTCAACCTGCTCTCAGAGTCAACCAGGAAATTTCCGTTGATCACAATCGTCTCATTCTCGGCCAATCCTTCGATCACTGGGTAGTAGTGAACAGGGGCATCTCCAACGTGGGCAACTGTTTTCGGTCCTAAATTTACAGCACGAGGTTGAAACTTCCCGTCGCCGAGATACGCCCACACAACCTGCCGTGTACCACTATTCAAAACGGCCTCCGCGGGTACGGCCAGCACCATTTCCGGATCGTCCGCCATATTCCCGCGGAATGGTGCATTGATCCTGGCTTCTACAAACATACCGGGGGTCAACACAGGTTCAACACGGTCCAGTCGTATTCTGATGGTTGCGGAACGCTTTCGGGAATCAAGAATTTTGCTGATTGATTCTACCCTGCCTTTCAATTCCATCCCGGGAAGCGCACTCGACACCACGACCGCCTCCTGACCTCTTCTGATCCAGGCAATATCGGACTCATATGCATCGGCGTACACCCAACTCGCTACATCCGGGAGGACTAGAGACCTGTCAATATTCCTTGTTCTTTTCAAAACCCTTATCTCATCATCATCCATACCAAGCACTTTGAGCTTATATTCAGAACCCTGGATAAGGCGGGTAGCCCGCTCCATGGCAACTGCATCACCTTCGCCGATCATTTCACTCATATGGAGGGCGTTTACATACTCCTCTTGAGCCGTCACCAACTCAGGATCGAAAGCCACCTTGCCGACCAGGTGTAGTTCACGGTGCAGGTGTTGTCGCTTCACCTGTGCCAAACTGATGCCTGCAAGCTCGATCGCGCGGTCGTCCAGGTGGAGCATGTTACCCGCATCACTTCGTTCATAGACCGGAATCAAAGCCATGCCGCAAATCGGACAAGCCCCCTCTTCATCAGACCTGACCTCCGGATGCATCGTGCATGTCCAGTATTGTACTTCAGAATCCGAGTGCGTTTCAACTTTCTGCATCTGTTCATGTGACATGTTCGTGATATATTTCTCTGGATTCTTAATGAATTGTTCGTCACAACCAGGGCAGCACATATAATACAACTCATCCTTGTATTTAATAACGGGCGTGGATTCATTTATCACGAACGAATCACCAGCCACTATACACAAGGCCTTTGTGCCTATCAGCTTTTTGTCCAACTCCACCTTCTGTGCTTTTTCACCAAAGGAAAGCACAAAAAAGGACGCGCCGACAAGTGCAACGAAGAGGATTACTGCTATGGTCTTTATTGACATGAAACCTCCTTTTTCTAATTTGAGCGTCCTATCACCTGCTCCAGCTCGGCGCTAGCCATAAATAACATCGCCTGAGCCTCTTCATAATCATATTCAGCCTGGACAAGTGATCTTTCACTCTCCAGCACGATCTGAAAATCAATTCTGTTCAGTTCATATGCGGCAAATGCCGACTTCAATGCGGTCTCGGCCTGTGGCAGGACCGAGTTTTTATAAAGATCCACGGCTCGTCGATATTTCTCAACCCGGGTTCTTGCCTCCTTCACATCCAAAAGAATTGCATTTTCGACCATCTCATAGCGTGCCCCGGCGCTGCTCACCAATGAATTTGCCTCCCGTACCATTTCTCTCTGCTTACCCAAGAACCATATGGGCACACTGAAACCTATCATGTACTTACTGTTGCGCATATTATTATCCATTAATTCCTGAGTATATCTGAACGTCAGGTCTGGGAGATAGGTCTGCCTCGCAATAGACAGTGCCAGTTGCGCTTCCTTGCGTTTCAGATCAAATGCCTTCAACCTCGGTTGGTTTTCCCTTGCCATCTCATACAATACGGGCAACGGAAGTGTATCGACTTGTTGAACAGGCTTGGCCAGTACAGGAAGGTTATTGTCGAGGTCGCGGTTGAGCAGCGTGTTCAGATATGACTCGATAATACTGAGGTCATCATTCAATGACATCAGCTGATTCTCGGCTCTTGCCAGTTCGACCTGCGAAATCAATACCTCTGCCTGGGAAGCCTCATTTATTGAATACTTCTGCCTTGCAGCGCTATAGATCTGCTGTAAGAAAGCTATG
This portion of the candidate division WOR-3 bacterium genome encodes:
- a CDS encoding alpha amylase N-terminal ig-like domain-containing protein yields the protein MERGLRKLLLLLLLLQMLHAIDPDGVFHDRSDLFYVNPQAGDIRLRVTRGAVERVSLLIGAQSVEMNLAYQDKEFDYYAVQLNAFGSTLSYKFLLRSGSDSLMLPSDGSIRPSPDALLTPSWAAGKIYYSINVDGFHNGDPRNDPGEKADWGTKPTEWSSYGGDLKGIVQRIDYINSLGPDIILLSPLFTAASNHKLNPRDYATIDPAYGDTIDLKNLIDAIHGIGKKVILSIVFTHTGNDFPAFTDIVTKGSASRYADWYRIQTMPSAPGGIKYRSWRADPRFPLLNLRNRQLQSYLIGFIDYWTHFGCDGFYIGETEIDEGFAGRLYAQIKEKHPDLLIIYGDPRAGSAYVADGHYDRGLSQVLVDYFVNDTITTAEFDSIIHQMLFFNPTQINRNSIIGIVSYTKRIREVADNALLELMYAFVFTFCGSPLILYGDEFGMNECAPLNWGSFPWSADRQDRHLFGKIQHFIRMRRENIELSSRNFFTLYIDDVSKVYAYDRGGLIVVLNCGSAQSFVELPAWDGTYVELPGGAKLTAYSQTLKLSVEPMSYRILKREI
- the nadC gene encoding carboxylating nicotinate-nucleotide diphosphorylase, whose translation is MKRKDGKTRQIDREAKQFQTIVKRALREDIGRGDITTDAIIPETDRALGIIFAKEEGILCGVDIARTVFEQIDNTIDFQKQLNDGSQLSPGVTIAILIGKAATCLTGERTALNFLQHLSGIATVTRQFVDRAKGTIKILDTRKTTPGLRLMQKYAVRVGGGWNHRFGLYDMVMIKDNHIQLAGSISEAVKRVRGKKRKQFIEVEVQTIEELREAIDSNVDRIMLDNMRAVQITKAVDLIRRSAPDTEIELSGGIDLQSIGEIATSGADFVSVGALTHSAKALDIALKMKPLGPKAI
- the hslU gene encoding ATP-dependent protease ATPase subunit HslU; this encodes MEERASMISVKYDAFPTPEEIVARLDNYIIGQSEAKKAVAIALRNRWRRQRVEGKIKEEIYPNNIILIGPTGVGKTEIARRLAGLARAPFIKVEASRFTEVGYVGRDVESMVRDLVEISVNIVRQEKTESVQDKAKLYAEERVLDILIPPLPRPDPNKVVTVPEKTLDTREKMRAMLHAGKLDERVVEIEVSRQGFAPIIEIFGQGGIEELGMAVEEAFGSRLPKRKKKRKMPVSEAIKYLQSEEAEKLIDMDEVINEARLRAENSGIIFVDEIDKIAGGGTTAGPDVSREGVQRDLLPIVEGSNVMTKYGMIKTNHVLFIAAGAFHNKKPSDLIPELQGRFPIRVELSALSEDDFRRILVEPENSLIKQYIALLASDGVELEFSEDAIDTIAQIASKVNETTENIGARRLHTVMTKLLEDLLYNAPATAKKAKITRVYVDEKLGEIVRNVDVSRYIL
- the uvrB gene encoding excinuclease ABC subunit UvrB; the protein is MRFRLFTTFSPKGDQPEAISQLTDGINKNRKYQTLLGVTGSGKTFTIANVIEQIQRPTLVISHNKTLAAQLYGEFKSFFPENAVEYFISYYDYYQPEAYVPASDMYIEKDASINEEIERLRLRATSSLLTRRDVIIVASVSCIYNIGSPDEVKELVLMIDKGKRKERDEILNILVSIQYRRNDVDFARGTFRVRGDTIDIHPADEEYGVRIQSVDEVVDRIQIFDPLTGHVTDDLENIVIFPAKHFITTQPRIEEALTNIRTELEERLDKFKKENKLLEAQRLQQRTNFDIEMLLELGYCPGIENYSMHLSGRRPGERPFCLIDYFPDDFLVVIDESHVTIPQINGMYEGDHSRKLTLVEHGFRLPSALENRPLRFDEFESLINQAICISATPADWEIAKSGHQVIEQIVRPTGIIDPVVSVKPASNQVDDLLNQIKKRVAHKERVLVTTLTKRMAEDLTEYLHELGLRVRYMHSEIGALQRVEILRGLRLGEFDILVGINLLREGLDLPEVALVAILDADREGFLRSERSLIQTAGRAARNVRSEVIMYADEITGSMRNAIREMERRRRKQVRYNEEHNITPRSIVKSHDEILRATSVADRISQEKRREEGGMEELGRLYKDMEEAASLLEFEQAAEIRDKIKAIKRKMEIYEKKRRQNKTDR